From a single Prosthecobacter sp. genomic region:
- the mazG gene encoding nucleoside triphosphate pyrophosphohydrolase: protein MDEMLNHPDALTRLRYVVHRLRAPGGCPWDMEQTHASLIPHVIEEAYEVADAIRGGDPAQICDELGDILLQPILHAEIASETGAFNLDQMAHGLTDKLIRRHPHVFGDTTANTSDAVLKQWDAIKRTEKGAEHEGLLHGTGNGLPALMRAQKLQKKAARVGFDWPDATPVFAKIREEAAELEEAIASGDKAHMEDELGDLLFSVVNLARKLGIESESALAAANEKFTRRFHAMETHLREQGHELGKLSLEQMDTAWDAVKHSV, encoded by the coding sequence ATGGACGAAATGCTCAATCACCCCGATGCCCTCACCCGCCTGCGTTATGTCGTGCACCGTCTGCGCGCGCCCGGCGGCTGCCCCTGGGACATGGAGCAGACGCACGCGTCGCTCATCCCGCATGTCATCGAGGAAGCCTACGAAGTCGCCGATGCCATCCGTGGCGGCGACCCTGCCCAAATTTGCGATGAACTCGGCGACATCCTTCTCCAACCGATTCTCCATGCCGAGATCGCTAGCGAGACTGGAGCCTTCAATCTCGACCAAATGGCCCACGGTTTGACGGACAAGCTCATCCGCCGCCATCCGCACGTCTTCGGCGACACCACCGCCAACACCTCCGATGCCGTGCTCAAGCAATGGGACGCCATCAAGCGCACCGAAAAGGGTGCCGAGCACGAAGGCCTGCTCCATGGCACCGGCAATGGCCTCCCCGCTCTCATGCGCGCGCAAAAGCTGCAAAAGAAGGCCGCCCGTGTCGGCTTCGACTGGCCGGACGCCACACCCGTCTTCGCCAAGATCCGTGAAGAAGCCGCCGAACTCGAAGAAGCCATCGCCAGCGGTGACAAAGCCCACATGGAAGACGAACTTGGCGATCTCCTCTTCAGTGTCGTCAATCTCGCCCGCAAACTCGGCATCGAATCCGAGTCCGCGCTCGCCGCTGCCAATGAAAAATTCACCCGCCGCTTCCACGCCATGGAAACCCATCTGCGCGAGCAAGGCCACGAACTCGGCAAGCTCTCGCTGGAGCAGATGGACACGGCCTGGGATGCGGTGAAGCACAGTGTTTGA
- a CDS encoding DEAD/DEAH box helicase: MDLGHFSFPKLWMQVRSKSWLWLFRRQHIEEAGRLLKHGDVGLAGVHVCAENELEIIAGVGTGLFNSASVTVHLRLRDDDSLAMTSHCTCAVGTLCQHAATLMLMLDHDEGKRRIEGMARVQERASPAPENDASPKPETVELPPAEPKPLLLVRRMTVEMPQLTAKRNIGAWVPKSVAFIQPCAEYEGCPLRFEMLVRSPAHEWKDEEGMRHTVVRNQRSERLLLADLSGLGFKSFSEALPGAKAPESTLGFMAVAGDQALFWSQFLKDQVPKLREAGWQVEVPDGIGFQIHEADEDAWFTDLVGDQGGREWFSLDLGIEIEGQRISMVPLLVDCIDQGLTAAVLEQNLDQRFLLSLGGDCGDVLSVPARRLVVLLRFFDELLATRPVRKDGKLQLDKLRAAQLATLDGMPIRAPAELTALSQQLGTFREIGLIDPPATLKASLRDYQREGASWMQFLREFGLHGILADDMGLGKTLQTLTHILIEKESGRMTHPCLIVAPTSVLKNWINESIKFTPTLSLLLLRGQSRKSDFKHLKQYDLVVTSYPLLVRDVDVMQAQEWHIVALDEAQNIKNPKSLAAQVCGGLKAKHRLCLTGTPMENHLGELWSLYNFLMPGLLSAADTFRQHYRNPIERDADVERQKQLSTRIQPLLLRRTKDAVAKELPPKTEILHSIELGQAQTDLYETIRAAMDKRVREAIEVNGLDRSQIVVLDALLKLRQVCCHPKLLKQETAQNVEDSAKTNYLMDELLPELIDEGRRILLFSQFTEMLALIEARLKKDGTHYVKLTGSTRDRETPIQEFQTGNVPVFLISLKAGGTGLNLTAADTVIHYDPWWNPAAEAQASDRAHRIGQTKPVFVHKLICENTIEERILKMQQKKAALVEGLLSGRTDKLQLTQADIQALFMAE, encoded by the coding sequence ATGGATCTCGGCCACTTCTCATTTCCCAAACTCTGGATGCAGGTGCGTTCGAAGTCGTGGCTGTGGTTGTTTCGGCGGCAGCACATCGAGGAGGCCGGTCGTTTGCTCAAACATGGCGATGTGGGGCTGGCTGGAGTGCATGTGTGTGCTGAGAACGAGTTGGAGATCATCGCCGGAGTTGGCACGGGGCTGTTCAATTCGGCTTCGGTAACGGTGCATCTGCGGCTGCGTGACGATGACAGCCTGGCCATGACTTCCCACTGCACCTGTGCGGTGGGCACGCTTTGCCAGCATGCGGCCACGTTGATGCTGATGCTTGATCATGATGAAGGGAAGCGCCGCATCGAAGGCATGGCACGCGTGCAGGAGCGTGCCTCGCCAGCGCCGGAAAATGATGCGTCACCGAAGCCTGAAACGGTCGAATTGCCACCCGCCGAGCCGAAACCGCTGCTTCTCGTGCGCCGCATGACGGTGGAGATGCCTCAACTCACGGCGAAGCGAAACATCGGGGCCTGGGTGCCGAAGAGTGTCGCCTTCATTCAGCCCTGTGCCGAGTATGAAGGCTGCCCGCTGCGCTTTGAGATGCTGGTGCGCAGTCCCGCGCATGAATGGAAGGATGAAGAAGGCATGCGACACACCGTGGTGCGCAATCAACGCTCCGAACGCCTCCTGCTGGCTGATTTGTCGGGTCTCGGTTTTAAATCGTTCTCCGAGGCACTGCCAGGAGCCAAGGCGCCCGAGTCAACGCTCGGCTTCATGGCTGTGGCGGGCGATCAGGCGTTGTTTTGGTCACAGTTCCTCAAAGATCAGGTGCCGAAGCTGCGCGAGGCCGGTTGGCAGGTTGAAGTGCCGGACGGCATCGGCTTTCAAATCCACGAAGCGGATGAAGACGCTTGGTTCACCGATCTCGTAGGAGATCAAGGCGGGCGCGAATGGTTCTCGCTCGATCTCGGCATTGAGATCGAAGGCCAGCGCATCTCAATGGTGCCGTTGTTGGTCGATTGCATTGATCAGGGCCTTACCGCAGCCGTTTTGGAACAAAATCTCGATCAGCGCTTCCTTCTCTCACTTGGTGGTGACTGCGGTGATGTGCTCTCCGTTCCTGCCAGACGACTCGTCGTGCTGCTGCGATTCTTTGATGAACTTCTCGCCACGCGGCCCGTGCGCAAAGACGGCAAGCTCCAGCTCGATAAACTGCGCGCCGCGCAGCTCGCGACGCTCGATGGCATGCCGATTCGTGCGCCCGCAGAACTCACCGCTCTCAGTCAACAACTCGGCACGTTCCGCGAGATCGGTCTCATCGACCCACCAGCGACGCTGAAGGCCAGTTTGCGCGACTATCAGCGCGAAGGCGCCTCGTGGATGCAATTCCTGCGAGAGTTTGGCCTGCACGGCATTTTGGCCGATGACATGGGCTTGGGCAAAACGCTGCAAACGCTGACCCACATCCTCATCGAGAAGGAAAGCGGCCGCATGACGCATCCTTGCCTCATCGTGGCACCCACGAGTGTGTTGAAGAACTGGATCAATGAATCCATCAAATTCACGCCCACGCTCAGTTTGCTGCTCCTGCGCGGCCAGTCGCGCAAAAGCGACTTCAAGCATCTCAAGCAGTACGATCTCGTCGTCACCAGCTACCCGCTGCTCGTGCGCGATGTCGATGTCATGCAGGCCCAGGAGTGGCACATCGTCGCGCTCGATGAAGCGCAGAACATCAAGAACCCCAAAAGTCTCGCCGCGCAGGTCTGCGGCGGTTTGAAGGCCAAACACCGTCTCTGCCTGACGGGCACACCGATGGAAAACCATCTGGGAGAGCTGTGGAGCCTCTACAACTTCCTCATGCCCGGCCTGCTGAGCGCCGCCGACACCTTCCGCCAGCACTATCGCAATCCCATCGAGCGTGATGCCGATGTGGAACGCCAAAAACAGCTCAGCACTCGCATTCAGCCGCTGCTGCTGCGTCGCACCAAAGACGCCGTCGCCAAAGAACTGCCACCGAAGACCGAAATTCTCCACAGCATCGAACTCGGCCAAGCGCAGACCGACTTGTACGAGACCATCCGCGCCGCGATGGACAAACGCGTGCGCGAAGCCATCGAAGTGAACGGACTCGATCGCTCGCAGATCGTCGTGCTCGATGCGCTGCTCAAACTCCGCCAGGTCTGCTGCCATCCGAAGCTTCTCAAACAGGAGACGGCTCAAAACGTCGAGGACTCGGCCAAAACCAATTATTTGATGGACGAACTCCTGCCCGAGCTCATCGACGAAGGCCGTCGCATCCTGCTGTTCTCGCAGTTCACCGAGATGCTCGCGCTCATCGAGGCGCGCTTGAAAAAAGACGGCACGCATTATGTGAAACTCACCGGCAGCACGCGGGATCGCGAGACACCGATTCAAGAATTCCAAACCGGCAACGTGCCCGTTTTCCTCATCAGCCTCAAAGCCGGCGGTACCGGCCTCAACCTCACCGCCGCTGACACCGTCATCCATTACGACCCTTGGTGGAACCCCGCCGCCGAAGCGCAGGCGAGTGATCGTGCGCACCGCATCGGCCAGACCAAACCCGTCTTCGTCCACAAGCTCATCTGCGAAAACACCATCGAAGAACGCATCCTCAAGATGCAGCAAAAGAAAGCCGCCCTTGTCGAAGGCCTGCTTTCTGGCCGCACTGACAAACTCCAGCTCACCCAGGCCGACATCCAGGCGCTGTTCATGGCGGAGTGA
- a CDS encoding MFS transporter has protein sequence MPDPLDLDSAPQLPRRNWISIVLVLVVQALNSFSDNFVKMLLIALSIIIAKDSWVGRHMELWLGAIFSLPYMIFAPLAGYWSDRFSKRNVIIWMQVMQIICFVWLALALWLERIPGSLELCLVGFFILAVQAAVLSPAKMGVMKELAGSRRLGRVSGWLQVTMLAGILGGMWAGGIWYGTEYERTGDAWMSALWPLIIIGIFGVGELIAALCIQKTPSHPEVHWRKSMALEHFESVKIVFRRRSIRLAALGVTYFWFISNAISFILVTLTKELHPDTGHGDGPMELAKVAGILGIGVISGSFFASHISRNRIELGLIPVGGFGLVVGLLWSGLATLGSSWMYAGIIFTGAAGGCFMVPLYAFAQDKAEKQEKARIHAGMNLMDCLGTLVAVAIVALMKWLEFSSSTQFLLLAIPTFAAALYTMRLLPQDLVRFLMLAVVRFVYKVRAVHADRVPATGGVLLLPNHVSYVDAFIVGAANRRPVRFVMWEKLYNLRWTQWLMRLIGTVPISATRAKDAIRAVAAALKEGEIVCLFPEGQITRHGMVNDLRKGFELMARQGEAQVVPVYLDGLYGSIFSFQGGKFFTKRPKHLRYPVEVHFGAPLNAREATTAVIRHAMLALSSEAFLRRKSWNHAEDDLVAFANALRLAEVEWCRAGDVLLSLEPEGTLIHRTVKALTQVIPGSKYIADMGEANAAHVVAFGTRASLSKLTGQERLAFCLESDLSPLPSTTALCGYIDSDSGILISSEVPDPEMPEDEIGGQLGQKSGSLGRLLPGLTIESTPEGVRISGLMPNDTQSVFIAGFKLDEQGFLVI, from the coding sequence ATGCCCGACCCCCTTGATCTTGACAGCGCACCGCAGTTGCCACGCCGGAACTGGATTTCTATCGTGCTGGTGCTGGTGGTGCAGGCGCTCAATTCGTTCAGCGACAACTTTGTCAAAATGCTGCTGATCGCGCTGTCGATCATCATCGCGAAGGACTCGTGGGTGGGCCGCCACATGGAGCTGTGGCTCGGGGCGATTTTTTCTCTGCCCTACATGATCTTCGCGCCGCTCGCCGGTTATTGGTCAGATCGTTTCTCCAAACGCAACGTCATCATCTGGATGCAGGTGATGCAGATCATCTGCTTCGTGTGGCTCGCGCTCGCGCTGTGGTTGGAACGTATACCCGGTTCGCTGGAACTCTGCCTCGTCGGCTTCTTCATCCTCGCCGTACAGGCCGCCGTACTCAGCCCGGCCAAAATGGGCGTGATGAAGGAACTCGCCGGCTCACGCCGCCTAGGCCGCGTTTCCGGCTGGCTGCAGGTCACCATGCTCGCAGGCATTCTTGGCGGCATGTGGGCCGGGGGCATCTGGTATGGCACCGAATACGAACGCACCGGCGATGCCTGGATGTCCGCGCTCTGGCCCTTGATCATCATCGGCATCTTTGGTGTCGGCGAACTCATCGCCGCTCTCTGCATTCAAAAGACGCCGTCGCATCCCGAAGTGCACTGGCGCAAATCCATGGCGCTGGAGCATTTCGAAAGCGTGAAGATCGTCTTCCGCCGCCGTTCCATCCGTCTCGCGGCGCTTGGTGTCACTTACTTCTGGTTTATCTCGAACGCGATCAGCTTCATTCTCGTCACGCTCACGAAGGAACTGCATCCCGACACCGGTCATGGCGATGGACCGATGGAACTGGCCAAAGTTGCCGGCATTCTTGGCATTGGTGTCATCAGCGGCAGCTTCTTTGCCTCGCACATCAGCCGAAATCGCATTGAGCTCGGCCTCATCCCTGTCGGTGGCTTCGGACTCGTCGTCGGCCTGCTCTGGTCCGGCCTCGCCACGCTGGGCAGCAGTTGGATGTATGCCGGTATCATCTTCACCGGTGCCGCAGGCGGTTGCTTCATGGTGCCGCTGTATGCTTTCGCGCAGGACAAGGCGGAGAAGCAGGAGAAGGCACGCATCCACGCCGGGATGAATTTGATGGACTGCCTCGGCACACTCGTCGCCGTCGCCATTGTCGCCTTGATGAAATGGCTGGAGTTCAGCTCCTCCACACAGTTCCTGCTGCTCGCCATTCCCACCTTCGCCGCCGCCCTCTACACCATGCGCCTCCTGCCGCAGGATCTCGTGCGCTTCCTCATGCTCGCCGTCGTGCGCTTCGTCTATAAGGTCAGGGCGGTGCATGCGGATCGCGTGCCGGCCACAGGCGGAGTCCTGCTGCTGCCGAATCACGTCAGCTACGTCGATGCTTTTATCGTCGGCGCCGCCAATCGTCGCCCGGTGCGTTTCGTCATGTGGGAAAAGCTGTACAATCTGCGGTGGACCCAATGGCTCATGCGCCTCATCGGCACCGTGCCGATCTCCGCCACTCGCGCGAAAGACGCCATCCGAGCCGTCGCTGCGGCGCTCAAAGAAGGTGAGATCGTCTGCCTTTTCCCTGAGGGCCAAATCACCCGCCACGGCATGGTCAATGACTTGCGCAAAGGCTTCGAGCTCATGGCACGCCAGGGCGAGGCGCAGGTCGTGCCCGTCTATCTCGACGGCCTCTATGGCAGCATCTTCTCCTTCCAGGGCGGCAAATTCTTCACCAAACGCCCCAAACACCTGCGCTACCCTGTCGAGGTGCATTTCGGCGCACCTCTCAACGCACGCGAAGCCACCACCGCTGTCATCCGCCACGCCATGCTCGCCTTGAGCAGCGAAGCTTTCCTCCGCCGCAAAAGCTGGAACCACGCCGAGGATGATCTCGTCGCCTTCGCTAACGCCCTGCGCCTCGCCGAAGTCGAATGGTGCAGAGCAGGCGATGTCCTTCTCAGCCTCGAACCCGAAGGCACTCTCATCCACCGCACCGTCAAGGCGCTCACTCAGGTCATCCCCGGTTCCAAATACATTGCTGACATGGGTGAAGCAAACGCCGCCCACGTCGTCGCCTTTGGCACCCGCGCCAGCCTTTCCAAGCTCACCGGCCAGGAACGCCTCGCCTTCTGCCTCGAGAGCGACCTCTCTCCCCTGCCCTCCACCACCGCCCTGTGCGGTTACATCGACTCAGACAGCGGAATACTCATCTCCTCCGAAGTCCCCGACCCTGAAATGCCCGAAGACGAAATAGGTGGCCAGCTCGGTCAAAAAAGCGGTTCCCTCGGCCGCCTGCTCCCCGGCCTGACCATTGAATCCACGCCCGAAGGCGTGCGTATCAGCGGTTTGATGCCCAATGACACCCAATCGGTCTTTATCGCCGGTTTCAAACTCGATGAGCAGGGCTTTCTTGTGATCTAA
- the ispD gene encoding 2-C-methyl-D-erythritol 4-phosphate cytidylyltransferase, with product MTSAIIVAAGSSRRMGFNKLMAPLSGEPVLRRTLGAFQKCVAIDEIIVVTSEALRMEIDVWRMGGMEKIARVITGGAERHLSVHAGLQALNPACDIVAVHDGARPLISVHQITRCIEAARTQSAVACARPMTETLKRCDSDGRITDSIERANAWIMETPQVFRRDLLVRAYDAVMRDGLHVTDEVSAVQHLGEPVFVIENFEPNPKITFPADILLAQRFVD from the coding sequence ATGACCTCCGCCATCATCGTCGCCGCAGGCAGCAGCCGACGCATGGGTTTCAACAAACTCATGGCTCCGCTCTCCGGCGAACCGGTGCTGCGACGCACGCTCGGTGCATTTCAAAAGTGCGTGGCGATTGATGAAATTATCGTCGTCACCAGCGAGGCGCTGCGCATGGAGATCGACGTGTGGCGCATGGGCGGCATGGAAAAAATCGCCCGGGTCATCACCGGTGGTGCCGAACGGCATCTCTCCGTGCATGCCGGCCTCCAGGCATTGAATCCAGCCTGCGACATCGTCGCGGTGCATGATGGCGCGCGTCCTTTGATCTCCGTGCATCAAATCACCCGCTGCATCGAAGCCGCCCGCACGCAGTCCGCCGTCGCCTGTGCTCGACCAATGACGGAAACGCTCAAGCGCTGCGACAGTGACGGCCGCATCACCGATTCCATCGAACGTGCGAACGCCTGGATCATGGAAACGCCGCAGGTGTTCCGCCGTGATCTGCTCGTGCGTGCCTATGACGCCGTCATGCGCGACGGCCTGCATGTCACCGACGAAGTTTCCGCCGTGCAGCATCTTGGCGAACCCGTTTTCGTCATCGAAAATTTCGAGCCCAACCCCAAGATCACGTTTCCGGCAGACATTCTGCTGGCCCAACGTTTTGTGGACTGA
- a CDS encoding GatB/YqeY domain-containing protein, whose amino-acid sequence MSFIASISEDLKNAMRAKDTVALNVIRNLKSALKYAAIEKLGADGELGDTDALAVVRKEIKKLQDAVDGAEKAGRPEAVAAAKAEIVVLEKYLPAAMSAEDLGKLVETVIAELDATSKKDMGSVMKALQERVAGRADSKSISTEVTKRLA is encoded by the coding sequence ATGAGCTTTATCGCCAGCATCTCCGAAGACCTCAAGAACGCCATGCGGGCCAAGGACACCGTGGCTCTCAACGTCATCCGCAACCTCAAATCCGCCCTCAAATACGCCGCCATCGAAAAGCTCGGTGCCGACGGCGAACTCGGCGACACCGACGCCCTGGCCGTCGTGCGCAAGGAGATCAAGAAACTGCAGGATGCCGTGGATGGTGCGGAGAAAGCCGGACGACCAGAAGCCGTGGCCGCCGCCAAGGCTGAGATCGTCGTACTGGAAAAATACCTCCCTGCTGCGATGAGCGCGGAAGATCTGGGCAAGCTGGTCGAGACCGTCATCGCCGAACTCGACGCCACCTCGAAGAAAGACATGGGCAGCGTCATGAAAGCGCTGCAAGAACGCGTCGCCGGGCGTGCTGACAGCAAGTCGATCTCGACTGAAGTCACCAAACGCCTCGCGTAA
- a CDS encoding PIG-L family deacetylase, which yields MHDRFTVQFRHPKHDLYIPDETEPWTALRRVTHLGIVSHQDDLEIAAYHGITECFKNEDQWFGGVVVTDGAGSPRKGPYAKYTDEEMQKVRLIEQRKAAYVGEYSIMVQLGYPSEDIKKPKHEPAVADLRFVLEHAQPKILYLHNPCDRHDTHVATFLRCLEAIRELPPEMRPEKVYGCEVWRKLDWLLSDDKVMLWVDKHPHMLRPLLGVFDSQISGGKRYDLAEEGLRHANATYFDSHTTDNTSLLTFAMDLTPLTQDDSLCPVEYSVNYVKRLETDVRDRVKKFM from the coding sequence GTGCATGATCGGTTTACTGTGCAATTTCGACATCCCAAACACGACCTCTATATTCCCGACGAAACCGAACCTTGGACCGCGCTACGTCGCGTGACGCATCTGGGCATTGTATCACATCAGGACGACCTCGAAATCGCCGCGTATCACGGCATCACCGAGTGTTTTAAAAATGAAGACCAATGGTTCGGCGGCGTGGTGGTGACGGATGGTGCAGGCAGTCCGCGCAAGGGGCCGTATGCCAAATACACAGACGAGGAAATGCAGAAAGTGCGCCTCATCGAGCAGCGCAAGGCGGCTTACGTGGGCGAGTACAGCATCATGGTGCAGCTCGGCTACCCGAGCGAGGACATCAAAAAGCCGAAGCATGAGCCGGCCGTGGCAGACTTGAGGTTCGTACTGGAGCATGCCCAGCCCAAGATTCTCTATCTTCACAATCCCTGTGACAGGCATGACACGCATGTGGCGACTTTTCTGCGGTGTCTGGAGGCCATTCGCGAACTGCCGCCGGAAATGCGTCCTGAGAAGGTCTATGGTTGCGAAGTCTGGCGCAAGCTCGACTGGCTGCTTTCTGATGACAAGGTGATGCTGTGGGTGGACAAGCACCCACACATGCTGCGCCCGCTGCTGGGGGTGTTTGACTCCCAGATCAGCGGCGGCAAGCGCTATGACCTGGCCGAGGAAGGCCTGCGCCACGCCAATGCGACTTACTTCGACTCGCACACGACGGACAACACCAGCCTGCTCACCTTTGCGATGGATCTGACGCCGCTGACGCAGGATGACAGCCTGTGCCCAGTCGAATACTCAGTGAACTATGTGAAGCGCCTCGAAACGGATGTGCGCGATCGCGTGAAGAAGTTCATGTGA
- a CDS encoding peptidylprolyl isomerase: MKIVMETSKGTIELELDAAKAPISVANFVSYVKKGHYDGLIFHRVIPDFMIQGGGFTPDMQQKATDANIENEAKNGLKNVKGTLAMARTPNPHSASSQFFINLKDNSFLDYPGQDGWGYCVFGKVSKGMDVVAAMAAVATSSKGQHGDVPVEPIIIKSAKLAE; the protein is encoded by the coding sequence GTGAAAATCGTGATGGAAACCTCCAAAGGCACCATCGAACTCGAACTCGACGCCGCCAAGGCGCCGATCTCCGTCGCCAACTTCGTCAGCTACGTGAAGAAAGGCCACTACGACGGCCTGATCTTCCACCGCGTGATCCCCGACTTCATGATCCAAGGCGGCGGCTTCACCCCCGACATGCAACAGAAGGCCACCGACGCCAACATCGAGAACGAAGCCAAGAACGGCCTCAAGAACGTCAAAGGCACCCTCGCCATGGCCCGCACGCCGAATCCACACAGCGCCAGCTCGCAGTTCTTCATCAATCTCAAGGATAACAGCTTCCTCGACTACCCCGGCCAGGACGGCTGGGGCTACTGCGTCTTCGGCAAGGTGAGCAAAGGCATGGATGTGGTCGCTGCCATGGCCGCTGTCGCCACCAGCAGCAAAGGCCAGCACGGTGATGTCCCGGTGGAGCCGATCATCATCAAGAGCGCCAAGCTCGCGGAATAA